The following proteins come from a genomic window of Corallococcus sp. NCRR:
- a CDS encoding BatD family protein, with the protein MRRTGSGRTALLAVLALLATAPAWAADIEFYQTVDRTEVGTDDTFTLTVVVVDAPSNAQVRLPESNDFEVLSSSRGSQRSISLSGGGPAVIQDITRHVLQMRPLRAGRLTLPPATLTAGGRTYRTDAVQLTVREGRVGNPGQAQQGGRPPLPDPFRNFRNMPDPFGDDDSDLRDDEPVIPRGDSDLFLRASLDRDDLYVGEQATLSLYIYSRVDLSSVDAVTMPKLEGFWTEEVESPTQLTGEQKVVDGIPYRAYLLRRRALFPVKSGTLLITPAEADITTGFLFAGHRVHRVSNGLKVKVRPLPNGAPPNMSNANVGSWRLSLDVSQTRVELGQPITVKVILEGQGNVKNVTPPKLTGPAALKIYEPTTTDRLTPNRNRIQGRRVVEYLVMPQRTGTFTLPELRFPYFDPSRRQYETARTDPVTLTVEAGAGGVSSLPSTMTPAQVADAANEQKNVLATGGLRPVRARAHFVGPSQPVWMRPFFVAGVLAPLGLLAGVALVGGMRGKLATRSEAGRGRQQAKAARKRLAEAEKLKAGTDAGAFYVEVERAMVGFLEAQLGFPVGGLTREALGERLAAAGVDAERRARVLFVLEACDLGRYGGGVEPGERRKVLATAAAVMEGWA; encoded by the coding sequence ATGAGAAGGACTGGTAGCGGGCGCACGGCGCTGCTCGCCGTGCTCGCCCTCCTGGCCACGGCGCCGGCGTGGGCGGCGGACATCGAGTTCTACCAGACGGTGGACCGCACCGAGGTGGGCACCGACGACACCTTCACTCTCACCGTGGTGGTGGTGGACGCGCCATCCAACGCCCAGGTGCGCCTGCCCGAGTCCAACGACTTCGAGGTCCTCTCCTCGTCGCGCGGCAGCCAGCGCTCCATCTCGCTGTCCGGTGGCGGCCCCGCCGTCATCCAGGACATCACCCGCCACGTGCTGCAGATGCGCCCGCTGCGCGCGGGCAGGCTCACCCTCCCGCCCGCCACGCTCACCGCGGGGGGCCGCACGTACCGCACGGACGCCGTGCAGTTGACCGTGCGCGAGGGCCGCGTGGGCAACCCGGGGCAGGCCCAGCAGGGCGGCCGGCCGCCGTTGCCGGATCCGTTCCGCAACTTCCGCAACATGCCGGACCCGTTCGGGGACGACGACTCCGACCTGCGGGACGACGAGCCGGTGATTCCGCGCGGGGACTCGGACCTGTTCCTGCGCGCGAGCCTGGACCGCGACGACCTCTACGTAGGCGAGCAGGCCACGCTGTCGCTCTACATCTACTCGCGCGTGGACCTGTCCAGCGTGGACGCGGTGACGATGCCCAAGCTGGAGGGCTTCTGGACCGAGGAGGTGGAGAGCCCCACGCAGCTCACGGGTGAGCAGAAGGTGGTGGACGGCATCCCGTACCGCGCCTACCTTTTGCGCCGCCGCGCGCTGTTCCCGGTGAAGTCCGGCACGCTGCTGATCACCCCGGCGGAGGCGGACATCACCACGGGCTTCCTCTTCGCGGGCCACCGCGTGCACCGCGTGTCCAACGGCCTGAAGGTGAAGGTGCGGCCGTTGCCGAACGGCGCGCCCCCGAACATGTCCAACGCGAACGTGGGCTCGTGGCGCCTGTCGCTGGACGTGTCGCAGACGCGCGTGGAGCTGGGGCAGCCCATCACGGTGAAGGTCATCCTGGAGGGGCAGGGCAACGTGAAGAACGTCACCCCGCCGAAGCTCACCGGCCCGGCCGCGCTGAAAATCTACGAGCCCACGACGACGGACCGGCTCACGCCCAACCGCAACCGCATCCAGGGCCGCCGCGTGGTGGAGTACCTGGTGATGCCGCAGCGCACGGGCACCTTCACGCTGCCGGAGCTGCGCTTCCCGTACTTCGACCCGTCGCGGCGCCAGTACGAGACGGCGCGCACGGACCCCGTGACCCTCACCGTGGAGGCGGGCGCGGGCGGCGTGTCCTCGCTGCCGTCGACGATGACGCCCGCGCAGGTGGCGGACGCGGCCAACGAGCAGAAGAACGTGCTCGCCACCGGAGGCCTGCGTCCGGTGCGCGCCCGGGCCCACTTCGTGGGGCCGTCGCAGCCCGTGTGGATGCGGCCCTTCTTCGTCGCGGGCGTGCTGGCGCCGCTGGGCCTGCTGGCGGGCGTGGCGCTCGTGGGAGGCATGCGCGGCAAGCTGGCCACGCGCTCGGAGGCGGGCCGGGGCCGTCAGCAGGCGAAGGCCGCGCGCAAGCGGCTGGCGGAGGCGGAGAAGCTCAAGGCGGGCACGGACGCGGGCGCGTTCTACGTGGAGGTGGAGCGGGCGATGGTGGGCTTCCTGGAGGCCCAACTGGGCTTCCCCGTGGGCGGGCTGACGCGCGAGGCGCTCGGGGAGAGGCTGGCGGCGGCGGGCGTGGACGCGGAGCGGCGCGCGCGCGTGCTCTTCGTGCTGGAGGCGTGCGACCTGGGCCGCTACGGCGGTGGGGTGGAGCCGGGTGAGCGGCGCAAGGTGCTGGCGACCGCGGCGGCGGTGATGGAGGGCTGGGCGTGA